Proteins encoded together in one Lathamus discolor isolate bLatDis1 chromosome 3, bLatDis1.hap1, whole genome shotgun sequence window:
- the LOC136011140 gene encoding retinal homeobox protein Rx-like: MELAGLPRSPERIGEARARPAAPSAGREGGRRKRTTFSKAQLELLVRAFEKEPYPGIALREQLSGLTDIPESRIQVWFQNRRARQLNHKKSEAAAYPKPASGKQKPTRCGGGCQERSRTMEGFGPDGSLLHPQPGLPGGNQSFAGQPLPYSGQLYSRLDTHFRSLDSTSGAPGQTPAPFGLDCMGKGVPLGAGSVGSTPQVSFPVQQAQEYPYLKKSFPETYYSDADVFQYRIEDHQYLAAKENVYRRPVLNYLNANQGLGDENYLYIKSNISPFGKGSTFNYVEGESKLEVAQVGHSPPLVPADNTSPPLVLPKHEEGCQGTLSAPAPSYGQQLLETVSDYDPHWLGMRNDILGTGLDSLLENEQNWGQGGPKSYIFAFGGQNSTCHLGHT, from the exons ATGGAGCTCGCCGGCCTGCCTCGAAGCCCCGAACGCATCG GCGAGGCCAGGGCGCGTCCCGCCGCCCCCAGCGCGGGGCGGGAGGGCGGTCGGCGGAAGCGGACCACCTTCAGCAAGgcccagctggagctgctggttcGCGCCTTCGAGAAGGAGCCCTACCCCGGCATCGCGCTGCGGGAGCAGCTCTCCGGCCTCACCGACATCCCCGAGTCCAGGATCCAG GTGTGGTTCCAGAACAGGAGAGCCCGGCAGCTGAACCACAAGAAGAGCGAAGCCGCTGCCTACCCCAAGCCAGCCAGTGGCAAGCAAAAACCGACCCgctgcggcggcggctgccAGGAGAGGAGCCGGACGATGGAGGGGTTTGGGCCAGATGGGAGCCTCCTCCATCCACAGCCCGGCCTACCAGGAGGAAACCAGAGTTTCGCTGGTCAGCCTCTGCCCTACTCGGGGCAGCTATACTCAAGGCTCGATACGCATTTCAGGAGCTTGGATAGCACTTCTGGAGCGCCGGGTCAGACCCCAGCGCCCTTCGGTTTGGACTGCATGGGAAAAGGGGTCCCACTTGGTGCAGGAAGTGTGGGGAGTACCCCTCAGGTCTCGTTTCCTgtgcagcaggcacaggaatATCCGTACCTAAAGAAATCTTTCCCTGAAACCTATTACTCAGATGCAGATGTTTTCCAGTATCGTATAGAAGATCATCAGTATCTGGCAGCTAAAGAGAATGTGTATAGGAGGCCTGTCTTAAACTACTTAAATGCTAACCAGGGCCTGGGCGATGAGAACTATTTGTATATAAAGTCAAACATTTCTCCTTTTGGAAAGGGCTCCACTTTCAATTATGTTGAAGGGGAATCTAAGCTTGAGGTGGCGCAGGTGGGGCACAGTCCACCTCTGGTTCCAGCTGATAACACTAGTCCTCCTTTGGTGCTTCCAAAACATGAAGAGGGGTGTCAAGGGACACtttctgctccagccccatcgtatgggcagcagctgctggagacaGTAAGTGACTATGACCCTCACTGGCTGGGCATGAGAAATGACATTTTGGGAACTGGGTTAGACTCGCTGTTGGagaatgagcaaaactgggggCAAGGTGGGCCAAAAAGTTACATTTTTGCTTTTGGTGGCCAGAACTCAACCTGTCATCTGGGTCACACATGA